The DNA segment TATCTCGTTCTTCAGGATATGGGCAAAATTGACAATCCGCGGCCCGGAAAAACTGATTCCGTCATAGACGGCATCGTTCTCGCGCGAATAGGTGGAAGCCACATATTGCAGAACGCCGTCCTTTTCCGCCTTATCAAGCCCCTCCTTGACCAGGTACTGGTCTTCATCCAAAAAAGCGATCGATGCGGTATGCTTCATGGAGATGGCATAAAAGTCCCGCTGCGAAAAATTGAACATGTCCTTGATGCTGGTAAATTGGGGCAGGATGCCGGCGTAAGCCGGGGTGAATCGCAGTGAAACCCCGCCGTCGACGACGGTTTTTCCAAGCCCCAAGGCGACGTTGACCACGCCGTCTTCCGGCTTGGCCTGGCCGACAGGATAATAGTTGTAAGAGCGCCCCACGCCGGAAAAATCGGGATAAAAACAATCTGGGTGCAGCGTGCCGACAACGGGCTGGATGACCACGGCCATTTTTTCATCTTCGATGCGATGGGGCGTGCTGCTGATATACGCCTTGGCTTGGCGGCAGAAGGTGGATGCGTAGACGAATTTGATGGCGTTGACCAAATTGAGAAAACGGATGTCATCGCCATATTGATCATTGGGAAGCATTTTGGTGGCATAGATCCCGGCGAACGGCAGATACAGGGAATCCTCCAGCAAGCTCGAAGAGCGGACCGCCAGCGGGACGCGAACATTCTTGATGAAATCGCGCAGATCGCCGACCATCTTGGCCGGCAAGCTGGCGTTGATGAAGCGGTTGATGATCTGGTTATCCGAATGATCCTCCACGGCGAAAGCGAGCAGATCGTTCTCGCGAATGAAATCGTCGAACATGTCGGTGCCGATGACCACCGTGCGCGGGATGGCGATGGCGATACTGGCAAACTCGGCCGGGTCAAAGTAGTTGGCCAGGATGCGATCCAAAAAAGCCAAGCCCCTGGCCTTGCCGCCGATGGAGCCGCCGCCGATGATGCTGAATTGCGAGTAATCCTCATGAAAATACCTGGAATAGGCTACGATCGAGCCCCGATGGCTGGAGCTGCGGATAGCGGCGATTATTTTTTTTATTTTCGCGCCCAGCCCGGGGGTTGGCGGCGGAATTTTTCCAATGAAATCCTGAACGGCATCGGCCAGGGCGAATTCGGTCCTGGCCCGCAGCCAGCGATCCAGATCGCCGCGTTCGATGAGTTCGCGTAAAACGGGGTCGGGCAGGTCGCCCAGGATGGAGAACAGCTGATTGATATTCGCGACCTTGCTCGCGGGCGCGCCTTCAGCATCCCTTATTTCCAGCTCGCCAAAACCAAAAGAGGATAAAAGGAATTGCTTCAAATCGCGCATCAAGGTCGGGGAATTCTTGGATAAAAACGTGATGCCCATTTTGGCCGCCATGGCTTCAGCAGCAGGTTCGCTGCTCTGCAGCAGCACGGGAAGGTTGGGCAATTCGGTGAACACTTTTTCAACAAACGAGAAGCCGGCGTAGGGATTCAGGGTTTTGTTCTGCGGGAAGCTGGAATCGGTAATGATGCCCAGCAGGTGGCCTTTGAATTTTTCGAAAAGGGTCGCCGCTTCCTCGTAGGAGGTCGCCAGCTGCACCCGGGGACGACCGTTTTGACGGAGCAGTTTTTGCGCGAAAGTCAGGTCCTCTTTGAGCGATTGCTCGTTCAGTTCGCGCAGAAGCGAAAAAACCAGCGGCAGATACGACGAATAGAAATCAATGGCATCCTCGATCAGCAGGATGTTTTGCAAGCCGTTGTTTTGCAAATCATAAATGGCATTTTTCCTGTCCTCGATGTATTGCAGGATGCCAAGCAAGATACGCCCATCTCCCTGCCAGACAAAGATCCGCTCTACCGCCGTGCCATCATCCATCTCGAGCAACCTGGAGAGTTCCGGGGTATTGAACGCCAAGCCGACAACTGGCAGACCCGGATCAATTTCCTTGACATGGCGGCCAAAGGTGAACGGATCCATGTCACCCAGACGCATGACCGCGATGACCAGGTCGAATTTTTCATTTTTCAGGGTCTTTAACGCGTTCTCGCCGCCGCTTATCCTGGTGAATTGCGGGATATAACCAAAATTCCATTGTTGGTAGAACTTAAGAAGCAGTTCCTGCAACCGGCCGTCTTCCTCGATCATGAAATAGTCGTACAGACTGGCCACCAGCAAAAATTTTTTGACTTGATAGGGTTGGCAGTGGTTCATTTCAGCCGAAGCGGGTCGGCCGCCCGATGTTTGGTACACATTTTCCGTACTAATTTTCACTATACTTGTTTTTAATGGCTCTCAGCACGTCGTAAATGGAGAAAAAAACATCAACCAGTTCGGGATCAAAATGCTTCCCTTTCTGATCGCGTATATGCTGCAGGACTTTCTCCTCCGGCCATTCGTCCTTGTATATCCGTTCCGAAGTCAAGGCATCGTACACGTCAGCCAGCGCGACGATCCGAGCCGTCAGCGGGATTTCAACGCCCTTTTTCCCCGGCCCGGAGCTTAAGTCATCGGCAAAAATGTCGGCGATTTTCCCGGGGTAGCCCGTCCCGTCCCACTTTTCGTGATGGTTCAGGGCGATTTCGGATGCCATGTCATCCCAATCCGAGGTGGAATCCTTGAAGAGCCGGGCACCGAGGATCACATGCCCCTTCATTTGCCTGAACTCTTCCTGGCTTAAGGGACCGTTTTTTTTCAGCACCAGATCGGAGATCGCCACCTTGCCGACATCGTGCAGCATGGCCGCTATGCGCAAGATGTCGCGGATCCTTTTGATTTCATTTCCGCTCTTGCGCTCATTCAATGCCCAGGCACTGTAAATCTCGATGGCGTAAGCGGCGACGCGGTTGACGTGGGCTCCGGTTTCTTCGGGGTCATGCAACTCGGCGATCTTGATCATGCGCAGGATAATCTCCCGGGTCATCTTGGCATTTTCGATGCAGCTGGCCGCGTGATTGGCGAAAAAGGAAACGACCAGCTCGTCTTCCTTGCTGAAAGGAATAACCGATTTTTTATCATCCATGGCGTTGATGATCTGCATGATTCCGATCAGCTTGCCGTAGTGGGTGATCAAGGGAACGGTCAAAACCGAACGGGTCAGGTAGCCGGCCGACTCGTCGAACGAACGGTTGAACTTGTAGGGGACGCCAGCGGGCAGCCGGTAGGCATCGGCGATGACCAGCGGTTTCTGGGTCAAGGCGACATAGCCGGCCATCGATTGGTCGTTGATCTCCAGGCTGTGATTCTGGTAAAGATACTTTTTGCCGCTCTCTTTTTGGATGAGGGTGTCGTTCTGGACGAAATTGATCCGCAATTTTCGATTTTCAAGCAGATAGATCGAACCGGCATCGGCCCACGAAAAACGCCGCGCTTCAAACAGGACCCGGTCCAGCAGCGAATCAATGTCCCTGATCTGATTCAAAGCCTCGCTGATGGCTAAAATCGCCGTCGCTCTGTCTTTCTTTAAAACACTGATCATGAGTTTCTCGCATTCATTATACGATTGCCCGGCACCCTCGTCAACCGGTTGCCATTGTCCCCGCTTTAACGGTACAATGCGTCCATGCTCAACAAATGCGGCTACAGCGATTTTCACTGTCATTTGGACGACGACTGCTTTGCCAAGGACTGGCAGCAGCTCGTCAGCCGCTGTTTTGCCCAGGGAATGTGCAACATCGTGTCGGTGGCCGACCCGTTCAAGGAAATCTCATTGGGAAAAACTAAAGAAATAATGGCCTACCATGCCAATGTATATGCGGTTTGCGGAGCCCATCCCCACCAGGCCGATCTGTATTCCCCGGCCATCGAAAAACGAATTTTCGCTTTTTACGAAAAAGCAAAATATATGGCTGTCGGCGAAGCGGGGCTCGATTTCCATTATGATTTCGCCAGCCGCGAGAATCAGGAAAAAACCTTCCGGAGACAAATCGCCATCGCCCGCGAGCTCGCTCTCCCGCTGGTCATCCATTCCCGGAATGCCGAAGTTGAAGTCCTGGAAATACTGCTCGCCGAAAAATTCCCTGGTTCGGTGGTCTTTCACTGTTATACCGGGAACATGGCCAGCGCCGCGGAAATTTTGCAGAGAGGTTATTCGATTTCCATTTCAGGAATCGTCACCTTTAAAAAAGCGGACGAACTCAGGGAAATCGTCACGATGATTCCCATGACGAACTTGTTCACGGAGACCGATTCGCCTTATTTATCGCCCGAACCCAGGCGCGGCGAAACGAACACACCGCTCGGCGTGATCGAGGTGGTGAAGCAGGTCGCCGCCTTAAAAAATATGACCGCGGCCCAGGTTAATGAAGCGGTCGCGCAAAACTTGTCACGCCTGCTGAAAATAAATTAATCGGTCTCCCGGGTCACTTTTTCAATGGCCACCAGCCGGTCGCCGGGTTTCAGGTTGATCAGCTTGACCCCCTGGGTGGCGCGGCCCTTGGAGCGGACTTGCAGCGCGTCATGTTTATTCACAATGCCCTTCTCCGAGCACAGGATGATCTCGCAATCCTCCTCGTGCAGCGTGACCAGGCCGATTACTTTTCCGAGTTTTTGGGTGATCTTGATGTTGATCAACCCCTTGCCGCCCCGCTTCTGCAGTCGGTAGAGGGACAGATCGGATTTTTTGCCGAAGCCGTTTTCGGTCACGGTCAGGATGTACTTGCCTTTTTTGTCGATCACGTCGGCGCCAACCACAAAATCATTTTTGGCCAATTTGATGGCCGTCACCCCGCGCGCCCCGCGCCCCATGGCGCGAACATCCTTTTCGTTGAATTTCAGGGCCTTGCCAAGATAGGTTCCCAGGATTATTTCATTGTTGCCATCGGTGACCTGGGCTTCAAGGAGCATGTCGCCGGCGGGGACTTCGGCGGCAATGATGCCGTTGATGCGCGGGTGCGAAAAAGCGGAAAGGGCGGTTTTCTTGACAAAGCCGTACTTGGAAAACAGCACCACGTACTTGTCCTCGGAAAATTCCTTGATGTTGATGACCGAGCAGACCTTCTCCTCGGCCCCGATACCGATCAGGCGGTTGATGGGCTTGCCGCGTCCGGCGCTGTCGCCTTCCGGAATTTCATACACCTTGATCCAGAACATGCGGCCGTTCTCGGTGAAGGACAAAATATAATCGTGGGCCGAAGCGATGAATATCCGCGAAATGACATCCTCTTCCTTGAGGCCGATCCCGCGCTTGCCCATGGTGCCCCGGTGCATGCTGCGGTAGGAACTCAGCGTTGTCCTCTTGATATAACCGTTGCGGGTATAGGAAATGACGAAATCCTCGTCCTTGATCATGTCTTCGATCTTGAATTCGGACAGTTGCTTTTCAACGATCACGGTGCGACGCGGATCGGCATATTGTTCGCTGACTTTTCGCAGTTCTTCCTTGATCAGGTTCAACACCATGCGCTCGCTGGACAGAAGCTCCTTCAGATAATTGATCAGCTTGATCAGTTCAATGTATTCGTTCTCCAGCTTTTCGATTTCCAGGCCGGTCAGGCGGTACAATTGCATGTCCAGGATGGCATCGGCCTGGACCTGGGTCAGGGGAAGCTTTTCGGTCAAATTGGCGCGCGCCTCCAACCGGTTCTTGGAGGTGCGGATGATCTTGATCACCAGGTCAAGTTTGCCCATGGCGATTTTCAAACCCTCGATGATGTGGGCGCGCTTCTCTGCCTTGTCCAGTTCGAACAGGGAGCGGCGGCGGATGATCTCCTTGCGGTGGCCCAGGAAATAATTGAAGTAATCGATCAGGTTGAATTGCTTGGGTTGCTGGTTGATGATCGCCAGGAAGATCATCGAATAGCTCGCCTGCAGCTGCGTGTGCTTGAAAAGGGCGTTCAAAATCACATCGGGAATTTCATCTTTTTTTATCTCGATCACCATGCGCATGCCGTCGCGGTCGGATTCGTCGCGCAGGTCGGATATGCCGTCAATTTTTTTGTTCTTGACCAGATCGGCGATGTTTTCCAAAATTTTCGCTTTATTGGTTTGATAGGGAATTTCGGTGACGACAATTTTCTGCCGCCCGCGCGCGTCGGTCTCGATCACCGATTTGGCGCGCACGACGAAGCTGCCCCGGCCGGTTTCATACGCGGTGCGGATCATGTCCTGGCCGAAGATGAACCCCCCGGTCGGGAAATCGGGGCCAGGCATGATCTTCATCAGTTTCGCCACGCTGACATTGGGGTTGTCGACGTAATGGATGAAGGCGTTGACCAGTTCACCCAGGTTGTGCGGCGGGATGGCCGTGGCCATGCCGACAGCGATGCCCGAGGTGCCGTTCAAAAACAAGGTCGGCAGCAGGGAGGGAAAAACGACCGGTTCGGCCAGCGAGCCGTCATAGTTGGGGATGAAATCGACCGTGTTCTTGTCGAGGTCGTTGAGCAGCTCGTTGGTGATTTTTTCCAGGCGGACTTCGGTGTAGCGCATGGCGGCCGGCGGATCACCATCGATGGAACCGAAATTTCCCTGCCCATCGA comes from the Candidatus Aminicenantes bacterium genome and includes:
- a CDS encoding histidine kinase, producing the protein MKISTENVYQTSGGRPASAEMNHCQPYQVKKFLLVASLYDYFMIEEDGRLQELLLKFYQQWNFGYIPQFTRISGGENALKTLKNEKFDLVIAVMRLGDMDPFTFGRHVKEIDPGLPVVGLAFNTPELSRLLEMDDGTAVERIFVWQGDGRILLGILQYIEDRKNAIYDLQNNGLQNILLIEDAIDFYSSYLPLVFSLLRELNEQSLKEDLTFAQKLLRQNGRPRVQLATSYEEAATLFEKFKGHLLGIITDSSFPQNKTLNPYAGFSFVEKVFTELPNLPVLLQSSEPAAEAMAAKMGITFLSKNSPTLMRDLKQFLLSSFGFGELEIRDAEGAPASKVANINQLFSILGDLPDPVLRELIERGDLDRWLRARTEFALADAVQDFIGKIPPPTPGLGAKIKKIIAAIRSSSHRGSIVAYSRYFHEDYSQFSIIGGGSIGGKARGLAFLDRILANYFDPAEFASIAIAIPRTVVIGTDMFDDFIRENDLLAFAVEDHSDNQIINRFINASLPAKMVGDLRDFIKNVRVPLAVRSSSLLEDSLYLPFAGIYATKMLPNDQYGDDIRFLNLVNAIKFVYASTFCRQAKAYISSTPHRIEDEKMAVVIQPVVGTLHPDCFYPDFSGVGRSYNYYPVGQAKPEDGVVNVALGLGKTVVDGGVSLRFTPAYAGILPQFTSIKDMFNFSQRDFYAISMKHTASIAFLDEDQYLVKEGLDKAEKDGVLQYVASTYSRENDAVYDGISFSGPRIVNFAHILKNEIFPLAKILERLLKLSSEAMDCPVEMEFAATLDAANVFPASFSILQVRPLVVSDELVKVELAETKKEATLCFSNQVLGNGIVDSIKDIIFVKPAVFDAAQSPQIADEVDKLNSQLRAENLPYLLIGPGRWGSTDSWLGIPVKWSQISGVKVVVEVSLPNMNVDPSQGSHFFQNMTSLRIGYFTIPLNGELGFMDWPWLESLPVCAETPFLKHARLAEPLTVMIDGRKSQGVILKPETTVS
- a CDS encoding HD domain-containing protein — protein: MISVLKKDRATAILAISEALNQIRDIDSLLDRVLFEARRFSWADAGSIYLLENRKLRINFVQNDTLIQKESGKKYLYQNHSLEINDQSMAGYVALTQKPLVIADAYRLPAGVPYKFNRSFDESAGYLTRSVLTVPLITHYGKLIGIMQIINAMDDKKSVIPFSKEDELVVSFFANHAASCIENAKMTREIILRMIKIAELHDPEETGAHVNRVAAYAIEIYSAWALNERKSGNEIKRIRDILRIAAMLHDVGKVAISDLVLKKNGPLSQEEFRQMKGHVILGARLFKDSTSDWDDMASEIALNHHEKWDGTGYPGKIADIFADDLSSGPGKKGVEIPLTARIVALADVYDALTSERIYKDEWPEEKVLQHIRDQKGKHFDPELVDVFFSIYDVLRAIKNKYSEN
- a CDS encoding TatD family hydrolase, with product MLNKCGYSDFHCHLDDDCFAKDWQQLVSRCFAQGMCNIVSVADPFKEISLGKTKEIMAYHANVYAVCGAHPHQADLYSPAIEKRIFAFYEKAKYMAVGEAGLDFHYDFASRENQEKTFRRQIAIARELALPLVIHSRNAEVEVLEILLAEKFPGSVVFHCYTGNMASAAEILQRGYSISISGIVTFKKADELREIVTMIPMTNLFTETDSPYLSPEPRRGETNTPLGVIEVVKQVAALKNMTAAQVNEAVAQNLSRLLKIN
- the gyrA gene encoding DNA gyrase subunit A, producing the protein MEEKEKEKEKKLAIEEVSIENEMKTSYLDYSMSVIIGRAIPDIRDGLKPVHRRTLFSMHQTGSHFNQPYKKSARIVGDVIGKYHPHGDMAVYDTLVRLAQDFSLRYPLVDGQGNFGSIDGDPPAAMRYTEVRLEKITNELLNDLDKNTVDFIPNYDGSLAEPVVFPSLLPTLFLNGTSGIAVGMATAIPPHNLGELVNAFIHYVDNPNVSVAKLMKIMPGPDFPTGGFIFGQDMIRTAYETGRGSFVVRAKSVIETDARGRQKIVVTEIPYQTNKAKILENIADLVKNKKIDGISDLRDESDRDGMRMVIEIKKDEIPDVILNALFKHTQLQASYSMIFLAIINQQPKQFNLIDYFNYFLGHRKEIIRRRSLFELDKAEKRAHIIEGLKIAMGKLDLVIKIIRTSKNRLEARANLTEKLPLTQVQADAILDMQLYRLTGLEIEKLENEYIELIKLINYLKELLSSERMVLNLIKEELRKVSEQYADPRRTVIVEKQLSEFKIEDMIKDEDFVISYTRNGYIKRTTLSSYRSMHRGTMGKRGIGLKEEDVISRIFIASAHDYILSFTENGRMFWIKVYEIPEGDSAGRGKPINRLIGIGAEEKVCSVINIKEFSEDKYVVLFSKYGFVKKTALSAFSHPRINGIIAAEVPAGDMLLEAQVTDGNNEIILGTYLGKALKFNEKDVRAMGRGARGVTAIKLAKNDFVVGADVIDKKGKYILTVTENGFGKKSDLSLYRLQKRGGKGLINIKITQKLGKVIGLVTLHEEDCEIILCSEKGIVNKHDALQVRSKGRATQGVKLINLKPGDRLVAIEKVTRETD